In Anseongella ginsenosidimutans, one genomic interval encodes:
- a CDS encoding sugar phosphate isomerase/epimerase family protein translates to MSNNNYPRLHNATWPGIVGKGPDSEPVIPFDKMLEFTAAAEVDGVKFDGVDVGLLDPHVHLDGGAEEARKLAGKVGAYGLNIGSLVAPVWGTPAMGSKEERAGFVEVIRKTCEFAKQLEKEGVRSYGVIRIDSASSPESWSADPAGNTRLIAQTFREACDVAADYGEKLAAEGEICWGGMHSWRAMLETLEAVDRPNIGFQADMSHTFLYLLGYNAPQDRILPEDFKWEDREALTEGLKKLTAALRPWTIDFHVAQNDGTVFGSGSHDKTGRHCLATDPNGKLDIAHDAGFWLRDEKGELTKAVKHICWDGCMFPNEIMTQQKTWNDILAALIEVRKLHGWNA, encoded by the coding sequence ATGAGCAATAATAATTATCCCAGGCTTCATAATGCTACCTGGCCTGGCATTGTCGGGAAAGGGCCGGATTCGGAACCGGTTATTCCCTTTGACAAAATGTTGGAGTTCACGGCTGCGGCCGAAGTGGACGGCGTAAAATTTGACGGCGTGGACGTGGGCCTGCTGGATCCGCATGTGCATCTTGACGGCGGAGCGGAAGAGGCCCGTAAACTTGCCGGAAAGGTGGGCGCCTACGGCCTGAACATCGGTTCGCTGGTGGCGCCGGTATGGGGTACTCCCGCTATGGGCAGCAAGGAAGAACGGGCAGGCTTCGTGGAAGTGATCCGCAAAACCTGTGAGTTCGCCAAGCAGCTTGAAAAAGAAGGGGTTCGCAGCTACGGAGTGATCAGGATCGATTCCGCCAGCAGTCCGGAAAGCTGGTCGGCCGACCCTGCGGGAAATACCAGGCTGATCGCCCAGACGTTCCGCGAAGCCTGCGATGTCGCGGCTGATTACGGCGAAAAGCTGGCTGCCGAAGGCGAGATCTGCTGGGGAGGCATGCACAGCTGGCGTGCTATGCTGGAAACCCTGGAAGCGGTAGACCGTCCTAATATCGGGTTCCAGGCGGATATGTCTCATACCTTTTTGTACCTGCTGGGCTACAACGCGCCGCAGGACCGCATTCTCCCCGAGGATTTCAAGTGGGAAGACCGCGAGGCTCTTACCGAAGGTTTGAAAAAATTGACCGCCGCTCTCCGGCCCTGGACAATTGACTTTCACGTCGCCCAGAATGACGGGACGGTTTTTGGTTCCGGTTCCCATGATAAGACAGGAAGGCATTGTCTGGCGACAGACCCTAACGGGAAGCTGGATATTGCCCACGATGCGGGTTTCTGGCTCCGTGATGAAAAAGGGGAACTCACCAAGGCGGTGAAACATATCTGCTGGGATGGCTGCATGTTCCCGAATGAGATCATGACTCAGCAAAAAACCTGGAATGATATCCTCGCGGCCCTGATTGAAGTGAGGAAATTACACGGCTGGAATGCTTAA
- a CDS encoding sugar phosphate isomerase/epimerase family protein → MNKIGFNVLAWSAVVSDELKPILDRLREMGYDGVEFLVGAPDEPAYKRLGDYAAGLGLETTSVFVLGPEENPVDVSPAVREKALDKIKWTIDRAHDLGSKVICGPFHSAFTVFSRQAPTEQEYEWSAEVLRSAGDYAAQAGILLTPEAVNRFECYLCNTMQQLSYLVNKTAHPNVQAMFDTHHANIEEKSLAGAITAIAPVLGHFHISENDRGTPGSGHVPWDETFATLAKINYSGWLTIEGFTRNDPDFANSIGVWREFSEPWEMAEKGLEFIREMSKKHGLAG, encoded by the coding sequence ATGAACAAGATAGGATTTAATGTACTGGCCTGGTCCGCGGTGGTTTCCGATGAACTGAAACCCATACTGGACAGGCTTCGCGAGATGGGATATGACGGTGTGGAATTCCTGGTCGGCGCGCCGGATGAGCCTGCTTATAAACGGCTCGGGGACTATGCGGCCGGCCTGGGATTGGAAACAACATCAGTTTTTGTACTCGGGCCGGAAGAAAACCCGGTTGACGTATCTCCCGCTGTCAGAGAAAAGGCGCTTGATAAGATCAAATGGACGATTGACCGCGCGCATGACCTGGGATCAAAGGTGATCTGCGGCCCCTTTCATTCTGCTTTTACAGTGTTTTCCAGGCAGGCGCCTACCGAACAGGAATACGAATGGAGCGCCGAAGTGCTTCGCAGCGCCGGGGATTACGCTGCCCAGGCCGGGATCCTGCTGACGCCGGAAGCAGTCAACCGCTTTGAATGCTACTTGTGCAATACCATGCAGCAGTTATCTTACCTGGTGAACAAGACAGCGCATCCGAATGTGCAGGCGATGTTTGATACTCATCACGCAAATATTGAAGAAAAAAGCCTGGCTGGCGCCATCACCGCTATTGCCCCGGTACTTGGCCATTTCCACATCAGCGAAAACGACAGGGGCACGCCCGGCAGCGGCCACGTACCCTGGGACGAAACCTTTGCCACCCTTGCAAAGATAAATTACAGCGGCTGGCTTACAATTGAAGGTTTTACACGCAATGATCCGGATTTTGCCAATTCCATCGGGGTGTGGCGGGAATTTTCCGAGCCCTGGGAAATGGCAGAGAAAGGCTTGGAATTTATCCGGGAAATGAGTAAAAAACACGGGCTTGCCGGGTAA
- a CDS encoding aldose 1-epimerase family protein, whose protein sequence is MQDWLDKISNPLQLGGIETAVLDNGPGKGTRIAWINTGTGLRYKVVIDRAMDIAEAFYNRHGLAWLSHGGITPPAPFSDTGLNWLRTFGGGLLTTCGLSHVGGPESDGQGERGLHGHISNTPAEIVSVIQPDPAAGRAEMSITGIMRETKPFGPSLELRRTISGTLGKPLIRIRDEVSNRGNTPAPHMLLYHCNFGWPLADEGTDIIWQGSWQPREQGAANRIFREGNNFKKCPPPLDEHNGPGEEAAFIDISADASGRCTCGLYNPRIGIALALRFYKKQLPWLVNWQHWGKGEYVTGLEPATNPAIGQAAARERQELILLEPGERREYDLEIALMDNDKEINEFLNYKI, encoded by the coding sequence ATGCAGGACTGGCTGGATAAAATATCCAATCCGTTGCAGCTTGGCGGAATTGAAACGGCTGTACTGGATAATGGCCCGGGAAAGGGGACCCGCATTGCCTGGATCAATACCGGAACGGGATTGCGGTACAAAGTGGTCATTGACCGGGCGATGGATATTGCCGAGGCATTCTACAACCGTCATGGCCTGGCCTGGCTGAGTCATGGCGGCATTACGCCTCCCGCCCCTTTTTCCGATACCGGCCTGAACTGGCTGCGGACTTTCGGCGGCGGTTTGCTGACCACCTGCGGGCTCAGCCATGTGGGCGGGCCGGAAAGCGACGGGCAGGGCGAACGCGGGCTTCATGGCCATATAAGCAATACGCCGGCGGAAATAGTATCGGTCATACAACCGGACCCTGCCGCAGGCAGAGCGGAGATGAGCATTACGGGGATCATGAGGGAAACAAAGCCCTTCGGCCCGAGTCTTGAACTCAGGAGGACCATTTCGGGAACCCTGGGCAAGCCCCTTATCCGGATCCGCGACGAAGTCAGTAACCGCGGAAATACGCCGGCGCCCCATATGCTGCTGTACCATTGTAATTTTGGCTGGCCGCTCGCGGATGAGGGGACGGACATTATCTGGCAGGGAAGCTGGCAGCCGCGGGAACAGGGTGCTGCCAACCGCATCTTCAGGGAAGGAAATAATTTTAAGAAATGCCCGCCCCCGCTGGATGAACATAACGGCCCGGGGGAAGAAGCGGCTTTTATCGATATCAGCGCCGATGCTTCAGGCCGATGTACCTGCGGGCTGTATAATCCCAGGATAGGGATCGCCCTTGCCCTTCGTTTCTACAAAAAACAGCTGCCCTGGCTGGTAAACTGGCAGCACTGGGGAAAGGGAGAATACGTGACGGGCCTGGAACCGGCCACCAACCCGGCCATCGGCCAGGCCGCGGCCAGGGAAAGGCAGGAACTGATCCTCCTGGAACCGGGAGAACGCCGGGAATACGACCTGGAAATTGCGCTGATGGACAATGACAAAGAAATCAATGAGTTTTTGAATTATAAAATCTGA
- a CDS encoding ThuA domain-containing protein has protein sequence MNKLLSGLFLCGLLLTQAVSGQEIADYRLDYKGAGGPGRGKHIVFIASDHEYRSEESLPALARILAKRYGFECSVLFGLDEQGNILPGSSNLRGLEVLKDADLMVIFTRFLNLADEEMQHVNDYLERGGPVVGFRTATHAFNNLDNPEWAHYSYNYDGDKKSWKNGFGKLVLGETWVSHYGTNHEQASRLLVEKDQEKHPILRGVSDMFVQSGGYTAYPEKMGATVLARGQVLNGMKPDSPADETKEELPVAWVRNYKLESGAGGRAFATTHGASEDLLNEGFRRMVINACFWAMGMEKAIKPKNNVDFVGPYEPTTFNFDGYKAGVKPADLAGWDSLIMPGEVVKKKN, from the coding sequence ATGAATAAACTGCTAAGCGGACTATTTCTTTGCGGACTGCTCCTCACGCAGGCCGTATCAGGCCAGGAAATCGCGGATTACCGGCTGGATTACAAAGGCGCCGGCGGCCCCGGCCGCGGAAAGCATATTGTGTTCATTGCTTCCGATCATGAATACCGGTCGGAGGAAAGCCTGCCGGCCCTTGCACGCATTCTTGCCAAAAGGTACGGCTTCGAATGCAGCGTGCTTTTTGGCCTTGACGAACAAGGGAATATCCTGCCCGGAAGTTCTAACCTCCGCGGGCTGGAAGTATTGAAAGACGCCGACCTCATGGTGATCTTTACCCGGTTCCTGAATCTTGCCGATGAAGAAATGCAGCATGTGAACGATTACCTGGAAAGGGGCGGGCCGGTCGTAGGTTTCAGGACCGCAACCCACGCTTTCAACAACCTGGACAACCCTGAATGGGCGCATTACAGCTATAATTATGACGGGGATAAGAAGTCCTGGAAGAACGGCTTCGGCAAACTGGTGCTGGGTGAGACCTGGGTGAGCCATTATGGCACCAATCATGAGCAGGCTTCCCGGCTGCTGGTGGAAAAAGACCAGGAAAAACATCCCATCCTGCGGGGAGTTTCAGATATGTTCGTGCAAAGCGGCGGATATACCGCCTACCCGGAAAAAATGGGCGCAACGGTGCTGGCCCGGGGACAGGTACTGAACGGTATGAAGCCGGATTCCCCTGCTGATGAAACAAAAGAAGAGCTTCCCGTGGCCTGGGTCCGGAATTATAAGCTGGAGTCGGGTGCCGGAGGGCGGGCATTCGCCACCACGCACGGCGCTTCCGAAGACTTGCTGAATGAAGGCTTCCGCCGCATGGTAATCAATGCCTGCTTTTGGGCAATGGGTATGGAAAAGGCGATAAAGCCGAAAAATAACGTTGATTTCGTAGGGCCTTATGAGCCGACTACCTTTAATTTTGACGGCTATAAAGCAGGGGTAAAACCGGCTGACCTGGCGGGATGGGATTCCCTGATCATGCCGGGTGAGGTTGTAAAGAAGAAAAATTAA
- a CDS encoding c-type cytochrome, with protein MLVLALAATSCNNQDKPEGPQDPRLEKLELQDGFTADHIYSPSDGGNGSWVSMTFDNKGRMIASDQRGALYRLELPPIGSDSTVKTKVEKLEMPELRDSLNAKVEIGYAHGLLWAFNSLYVMVNHRADENAPRGSGLYRVQDNDGDDSFDKITLIKALNGEGEHGPHSVVMAPDSVSLYVVAGNHTDLPEMDDYLLPKVWQIDNLFPQIKDPRGHANDRTVPGGWIAHIDSMGENWQLVSAGYRNPFDIAFNANGDLFTYDSDMEWDFGLPWYRPTRICHVTSGSEFGWRTGNGKLSPSLPDNLPPVLNIGPGSPTNLLHARNAKFPEKYRNALFAFDWSFGIVYNIFLEPEGASYKATKEEFLSGIPLPLTDGMVGPDGALYFLTGGRGLQSDLYRVYYTGNDDVDGEIKAPELTEENKLRRELEAYHKEAGQEAVDFAWQYLKHPDRFVRYAARIAVEHQPLNGWKSKALAETDPEIQATALLALARQSDASVKDQLFAALLKTDVSKLNEDQLLHTLRTYEVILYRMGQPGGSLKSQAVAALNPLYPASSTAVNKELSKLLAFMEAPDVIQKTLALLEKEEDNKDSEAMTGISDKIMRNPQYGLDLAGMLEKMPPGGQIYYATILSKVKSGWTPELREQYFKWFEEAFGYQGGRSYVGFIDKARQMALANVPADKKEYFSSISGDSLLSNSGTDLADVQGPEGPGRRWTVEEAAPLVEGGLSGRDFERGRRMYLASSCNRCHTMQGEGAATGPDLTQLGTRFAPKDILEAIIEPSKVISDQYGATVLQLENGKSIVGRVMNETDESYSVSQNPFVPDAITEVPKSDVVSTKPSTVSVMLPGLINALNEEELKDLMAYLIAGGNKDNAVFKGEPVANAQ; from the coding sequence ATGCTGGTTTTAGCACTTGCAGCGACGAGTTGCAATAACCAGGATAAGCCGGAGGGGCCGCAGGATCCCCGCCTGGAAAAACTGGAGCTTCAGGATGGCTTTACGGCCGATCATATTTACAGCCCTTCAGATGGCGGGAACGGCTCCTGGGTATCCATGACCTTTGACAATAAAGGGAGAATGATCGCTTCGGATCAGCGAGGAGCCCTTTACCGGCTGGAGCTGCCCCCGATCGGGTCGGATTCCACCGTCAAAACGAAAGTAGAAAAGCTGGAAATGCCCGAACTCCGGGACAGCCTTAACGCAAAGGTAGAGATCGGCTATGCGCATGGCTTGCTCTGGGCTTTTAACAGCCTGTATGTAATGGTGAACCACCGCGCCGATGAGAACGCGCCTCGCGGAAGCGGGCTGTACCGGGTGCAGGATAACGACGGAGACGACAGCTTTGACAAGATCACCCTTATTAAGGCGCTCAACGGGGAAGGCGAACACGGGCCGCATAGCGTGGTCATGGCTCCCGACAGCGTGTCGCTTTACGTAGTTGCAGGAAACCATACGGATCTTCCGGAAATGGATGATTACCTGCTGCCCAAAGTATGGCAGATTGATAATCTTTTCCCCCAGATAAAAGACCCCCGCGGGCATGCCAATGACAGGACCGTTCCCGGCGGCTGGATCGCACATATAGATTCCATGGGAGAAAACTGGCAGCTGGTAAGCGCGGGCTATCGCAATCCCTTTGATATTGCATTTAACGCCAACGGCGACCTCTTTACCTATGATTCGGATATGGAGTGGGATTTCGGCCTTCCCTGGTACCGGCCTACCCGTATTTGTCACGTGACCAGCGGCTCCGAGTTCGGATGGCGCACCGGGAACGGCAAGCTCAGTCCTTCTTTGCCGGATAACCTTCCCCCGGTACTGAATATCGGGCCTGGTTCGCCTACCAACCTTCTTCATGCAAGAAATGCAAAATTCCCGGAAAAATACCGCAACGCATTATTCGCGTTTGACTGGAGTTTCGGGATCGTATATAATATTTTCCTGGAGCCGGAAGGCGCCTCTTACAAGGCTACCAAGGAAGAATTTCTTTCAGGCATTCCCCTTCCCTTAACGGATGGAATGGTTGGGCCGGACGGCGCGCTCTATTTCCTTACAGGCGGCCGGGGCTTACAGTCAGATCTTTACCGGGTGTATTATACCGGGAACGACGATGTGGACGGAGAGATCAAAGCGCCTGAACTTACCGAAGAAAATAAACTGAGGAGGGAGCTGGAAGCTTACCATAAAGAAGCAGGGCAGGAAGCCGTCGATTTTGCCTGGCAATACCTCAAACATCCCGACCGCTTTGTCCGCTATGCCGCCCGGATCGCGGTGGAACACCAGCCGCTGAACGGATGGAAAAGCAAGGCCCTTGCAGAGACAGACCCGGAGATACAGGCAACCGCCCTGCTTGCACTTGCCCGGCAATCGGATGCCTCCGTAAAAGACCAGTTATTTGCCGCGTTGCTGAAGACCGATGTGTCAAAGCTGAATGAAGATCAGCTGCTGCATACGCTGCGCACTTATGAAGTCATCCTTTACCGCATGGGCCAGCCCGGCGGAAGCCTGAAATCGCAGGCGGTGGCTGCACTTAATCCATTATACCCGGCCTCTTCGACGGCTGTCAATAAGGAACTCAGCAAACTGCTTGCCTTCATGGAAGCTCCCGATGTAATTCAGAAAACCCTTGCGCTGCTGGAAAAAGAAGAAGACAATAAGGATAGTGAAGCAATGACGGGCATTTCTGACAAGATCATGCGGAACCCCCAATATGGCCTGGATCTGGCAGGAATGCTTGAAAAAATGCCTCCGGGCGGACAGATTTACTATGCGACCATATTAAGTAAGGTAAAGAGCGGCTGGACCCCCGAACTGCGGGAACAATATTTCAAATGGTTCGAAGAAGCCTTCGGCTACCAGGGAGGCAGAAGCTATGTCGGCTTTATTGACAAAGCACGGCAAATGGCCCTGGCTAACGTCCCTGCAGACAAGAAGGAGTATTTCAGCAGCATCTCCGGGGATTCTCTTCTGTCCAACTCCGGTACTGACCTTGCCGACGTCCAGGGCCCTGAAGGCCCAGGCAGAAGATGGACGGTGGAAGAAGCAGCTCCCCTGGTGGAAGGCGGGCTCAGCGGCAGGGATTTCGAGCGCGGCCGGAGAATGTACCTGGCCAGCAGCTGTAATCGCTGCCATACCATGCAGGGAGAAGGCGCCGCTACCGGGCCCGACCTGACGCAGCTTGGCACCCGGTTCGCGCCGAAGGACATCCTGGAAGCGATCATAGAGCCCAGCAAAGTGATCTCTGACCAATACGGAGCTACCGTACTTCAGCTGGAAAACGGGAAATCCATTGTAGGACGGGTGATGAATGAAACGGATGAATCCTATTCGGTATCGCAAAATCCATTTGTTCCGGATGCGATTACGGAGGTACCTAAATCTGACGTGGTTTCTACCAAACCTTCTACGGTTTCGGTCATGCTGCCCGGGTTGATCAATGCCTTGAACGAAGAAGAGCTGAAGGATCTCATGGCTTACCTGATTGCCGGCGGGAACAAGGATAACGCGGTGTTCAAGGGAGAGCCGGTGGCAAACGCGCAGTAA
- a CDS encoding PVC-type heme-binding CxxCH protein codes for MQTNQPISIRRLLSRFFLLLAVSLAGCAPSGKFDFAEHDRVALIGNALAERMQYHGFLETYLQASYPEKELVFRNLGFTGDQAAHRPRAHENYGDADEHLSRVKANVIFAFFGYNESFDDTPEKFGQQVREWIDSTRLKKYDGVNVPRIVLFSPIAHENLESPDLPSGEENNRRLEAYTEAMAAAAAEKQVVFVNLFEGTKRLYEESKAPLTLNGIHLNEKGNQEVARLITVELAGAEPGIRQAQFDKLRKAVLNKNGRWFNRYRATDGNDVWGGRSELHGNFETLQRELVMLDSMTANRDKRIWAVARGEKGVQVVSDEEEPFWGVWESWAVDTTIDDSNVPEPVKVVSNFKGEVVYLSGEAAIDKMHLAPGLEINLFASEEQFPEIANPVTVKRDTKGRIWVASWETYPKREPLKEMKDRLVILADSDRDGVADKSTTFARVHNPTGFEFWNNGVIVVSAPNILFLKDTDGDDKADERIVLLGGIDAADTHHSANNLFYGPDGFIYYQRGVFMLSNVETPWRKNYEARKPGLYRFNPRTYQFDFVVENSPNAHGISFDKWGYQFITDGTSGRASQVYLDPETHGSAGPDDFKTRQLFQQTVRPVPGNQVLSSTHFPPEYENNFLIYNVIGFLGIKRYQLTYDNGVVQGKEIGDLIYSDDPNFRPTSGVIGADGALYISDWQNPLIGHMQHNIRDPKRDHEHGRIYRITATGRPLSEPVAIAGEPVEKLLDLLQHPVNEVRHQVQIELSGRDREEVISKAKEWVKQFDASDEAGAHAMLEVLWLHQRQNKTNPELLGKLLGSPVEHARIAAQRVEWFRKYQEKEMAAHSQAGLAAGADTTERTSPAEGAAHAHAAGDTAVGAKTVDLSGESQAVLSIATIPERMLFDTKEVIVKAGQPVKLTLKNPDFMPHNLVVVSPGAADEVAQLAIDMGGKGFEKQFVPQSSKVLHATRLVNNNEEQTLEFKAPSKPGDYPFLCTFPGHGTMMRGIIKVIN; via the coding sequence ATGCAAACTAACCAACCTATTTCCATCCGGCGCCTGTTGTCGCGGTTTTTTTTATTGCTGGCCGTTTCCCTGGCCGGCTGCGCACCTTCGGGAAAATTTGATTTTGCGGAACATGACCGGGTGGCGCTCATTGGCAATGCGCTTGCCGAACGTATGCAATACCATGGTTTCCTGGAAACCTATTTGCAAGCTTCCTACCCCGAAAAGGAGCTGGTATTCCGTAACCTCGGGTTCACGGGCGATCAGGCGGCTCACCGGCCGCGGGCGCATGAGAACTACGGGGACGCGGATGAGCATTTGTCCCGGGTAAAGGCGAATGTCATATTCGCGTTCTTTGGTTATAACGAATCTTTTGACGATACACCGGAGAAATTCGGGCAGCAGGTAAGGGAATGGATAGATTCCACCCGTCTGAAAAAATACGATGGTGTAAATGTTCCGCGGATCGTTCTTTTTTCGCCCATTGCCCACGAGAACCTCGAAAGCCCCGATCTTCCTTCGGGCGAAGAGAACAACCGCCGCCTGGAAGCGTATACAGAGGCGATGGCCGCGGCCGCCGCCGAGAAACAGGTGGTTTTTGTGAACCTTTTTGAAGGCACTAAAAGATTATATGAAGAATCCAAAGCTCCCCTGACCCTTAACGGAATACATTTGAACGAAAAAGGCAACCAAGAGGTGGCCAGGTTAATAACCGTGGAGCTTGCGGGCGCCGAACCCGGCATTCGCCAGGCGCAGTTCGATAAACTGAGAAAGGCGGTGCTGAACAAGAACGGGCGCTGGTTCAATCGTTACCGGGCAACCGACGGGAATGATGTCTGGGGCGGAAGAAGCGAATTGCACGGCAATTTTGAAACCCTGCAGCGGGAGCTGGTCATGCTGGATTCAATGACCGCAAACCGTGACAAACGTATATGGGCGGTGGCCCGCGGAGAAAAGGGGGTGCAGGTGGTCAGTGATGAAGAAGAGCCTTTCTGGGGCGTCTGGGAGTCCTGGGCGGTGGATACAACGATAGATGACAGCAATGTTCCCGAGCCGGTGAAGGTTGTTTCCAACTTTAAGGGCGAAGTCGTTTACCTCAGCGGGGAAGCGGCCATTGATAAAATGCATTTGGCCCCGGGACTGGAAATCAACCTTTTCGCTTCCGAGGAGCAGTTCCCGGAAATCGCGAACCCGGTAACGGTGAAAAGAGATACAAAAGGGCGTATCTGGGTGGCCTCCTGGGAAACCTATCCCAAGCGGGAGCCGCTGAAAGAAATGAAAGACCGCCTGGTGATCCTGGCGGATTCCGACCGGGACGGGGTTGCCGACAAGTCCACCACTTTTGCCAGGGTGCATAATCCCACCGGCTTTGAATTCTGGAATAATGGCGTGATCGTGGTTTCCGCGCCGAATATCCTGTTCCTTAAAGATACGGATGGCGATGACAAGGCCGATGAGCGGATTGTGCTGCTGGGCGGAATCGATGCCGCGGACACGCATCACTCGGCGAATAACTTATTTTACGGACCGGACGGGTTTATCTACTATCAGCGGGGGGTATTTATGCTCAGCAACGTGGAAACGCCCTGGCGCAAGAATTACGAGGCCCGTAAGCCGGGTCTTTACCGCTTTAACCCGCGCACCTACCAGTTTGACTTCGTGGTGGAAAACAGTCCTAACGCGCATGGTATCAGTTTTGATAAATGGGGTTACCAGTTCATCACCGACGGGACTTCCGGAAGGGCTTCCCAGGTATACCTGGATCCGGAAACCCACGGATCGGCAGGGCCTGATGATTTTAAGACGCGGCAGCTGTTTCAGCAGACCGTGCGTCCGGTACCGGGGAACCAGGTGCTTTCCAGCACGCATTTCCCGCCGGAGTATGAGAATAACTTTTTGATATATAACGTGATCGGCTTCCTGGGGATCAAACGCTACCAGCTGACATACGATAACGGGGTGGTACAGGGCAAGGAAATCGGCGATCTGATCTATTCGGATGATCCTAATTTCCGCCCGACTTCGGGAGTGATCGGCGCAGACGGGGCGCTGTATATCAGCGACTGGCAAAACCCGCTCATTGGACATATGCAGCATAATATCCGGGACCCCAAGCGGGATCACGAACACGGGCGCATTTATCGTATTACTGCCACGGGCCGGCCGCTTTCCGAACCGGTGGCTATTGCGGGAGAACCGGTGGAAAAGCTGCTTGACCTGCTGCAGCACCCGGTGAATGAAGTGCGCCACCAGGTGCAGATTGAACTAAGCGGCCGCGACCGGGAAGAGGTGATCAGTAAAGCGAAGGAATGGGTGAAACAGTTTGACGCTTCGGATGAGGCAGGCGCGCACGCCATGCTGGAAGTGCTTTGGCTGCATCAGCGGCAAAATAAAACGAACCCGGAATTGCTCGGAAAGCTGCTGGGCTCCCCGGTAGAACATGCCCGGATCGCTGCCCAACGCGTGGAATGGTTCCGGAAATACCAGGAAAAGGAAATGGCCGCCCATTCCCAGGCCGGCCTGGCAGCCGGCGCGGATACCACTGAACGAACATCTCCTGCAGAAGGCGCGGCACATGCGCATGCCGCAGGGGATACCGCTGTCGGCGCAAAGACGGTGGATCTCTCAGGCGAAAGCCAGGCGGTGCTTAGCATTGCCACCATCCCGGAAAGAATGCTTTTTGATACAAAAGAAGTGATCGTAAAAGCCGGGCAGCCGGTAAAGCTGACGCTGAAAAACCCGGATTTCATGCCGCATAACCTGGTTGTTGTAAGCCCCGGCGCCGCCGATGAGGTGGCGCAGCTTGCGATAGACATGGGAGGCAAAGGCTTTGAAAAACAATTTGTGCCCCAAAGCAGCAAGGTGCTTCATGCTACCCGCCTCGTGAATAATAACGAGGAGCAGACGCTGGAATTTAAGGCGCCCTCCAAACCGGGAGATTATCCATTCCTCTGCACGTTCCCCGGCCACGGGACCATGATGCGCGGGATCATTAAAGTCATAAACTAA
- a CDS encoding GntR family transcriptional regulator, with amino-acid sequence MEVQFDIEFKENTPKYLQIIDSVIHAISKGKLKRGDKIPSINQFSEEYLLSRDTVEKAYRQLIKDGILTAVRGKGYYINRVDVEAAIRVLLLFNKISNYKKQIYNGFTEVLGRKAFVDLHIHHCNSGLFKSLIQNSLGEYHYYVIMPHFYAGLDEAMDGIAMIPADKLIILDKDIPLPQHPVACVYQDFEKDILYALNEAIDLIKKYRKLILVFPAMVPYPKEIIKGFRLFSMQHNIEHEIIQEIEEDTVIAPDEAYVVIEETDLVNLIKNCKERGLRVGEDLGIISYNDTPLKEILLNGITAITTDHELMGETAARLILENRREKIKNPFSLIRRKSL; translated from the coding sequence ATGGAAGTACAATTCGATATTGAGTTTAAGGAAAACACGCCTAAATATCTTCAGATCATAGATTCCGTTATTCATGCCATCAGCAAAGGCAAGCTTAAACGGGGCGACAAGATCCCTTCCATTAACCAATTCAGCGAAGAATACCTGCTTTCAAGGGACACGGTTGAAAAAGCTTACCGGCAGCTGATCAAAGACGGCATCCTGACAGCCGTGCGCGGAAAAGGTTATTATATCAACCGGGTGGACGTAGAAGCGGCTATCCGGGTCCTGCTGCTGTTCAACAAGATCAGTAATTACAAAAAGCAAATCTATAACGGCTTCACCGAGGTACTGGGCAGGAAGGCTTTTGTAGACCTGCATATCCACCATTGTAACTCAGGCCTTTTCAAAAGCCTTATCCAGAACAGCCTGGGAGAATATCATTATTACGTGATCATGCCTCACTTCTATGCAGGCCTGGATGAAGCCATGGACGGAATTGCCATGATCCCCGCGGATAAGCTCATTATTTTGGACAAGGACATCCCGCTTCCGCAGCACCCGGTAGCCTGCGTTTACCAGGATTTTGAGAAAGATATTCTATATGCGCTGAATGAGGCGATTGACCTGATAAAAAAATATCGCAAGCTTATCCTCGTTTTTCCCGCAATGGTTCCTTATCCGAAGGAGATCATCAAAGGATTCCGCCTGTTCAGCATGCAGCATAACATTGAACATGAGATCATCCAGGAAATTGAAGAAGATACTGTCATTGCCCCTGATGAGGCTTACGTGGTAATTGAAGAAACCGACCTGGTGAACCTTATTAAAAACTGCAAGGAAAGGGGCCTCCGGGTAGGAGAAGACCTGGGCATTATTTCCTACAACGACACTCCGCTAAAGGAGATCCTGCTTAACGGCATCACCGCCATCACGACCGACCATGAACTCATGGGTGAAACCGCCGCCCGCCTCATCCTGGAAAACCGCCGGGAAAAGATCAAAAACCCCTTCTCACTTATCAGGAGAAAATCGCTTTAA